Genomic window (Sphingobium cloacae):
CCCTCGAAGCGATCGAGGTCATTGGCGGCAAGGCCAGCAAGACGCTGAAAGGCCCCGCCCGATGAACCCCGGCCCGGTGAGCGCGGAGGCTTGCACCAAGCAAGCCCTCGCGTCCTCGCCAGCTCCCATCAATCCCCCGTCATATGGGGAGGGAGGCCGCCTTGGCGCGGCCTCCGGTTTGGCCGTGTCGCGGCCAGACAGGACAGGCTGCCATGAAGGAAGAAACCACACTCGATTTCAATATGTCGGCGCTGCGCGTCTGGTCGCTGCTCTCCGATTTGAAGGGCTATGCGCGCTGGCACCCGGTCTATCGCATAGCGGGAGAAGCCGAACGCGGCGCGGAAATGGATGTCACCTGGCTGCTGTTCAAAGGCGACCGGAAGATGACGACGCAAATGGTCATCAACAGGCTGGTCAAGCCGCAACTGATTGGCTGGCAGATGGGCGTACGGGGGTTTTTGACCTTCGACGAGCGTTACGAGATCGAGCCCATCGCGAACGGTGTTCGCATCCACCATTCGGTCGAGTGCCGGGGCATCGTCGGGGCCTTGGTGGGCCGCATGATGCGCAAAGGGCTGCGGCGGACGATGCGGATACAGGATGCCGCGTTCCTCGCGCTTCTGCGCCGGCAATCGCGCCTTCCGGGGCAATCCATGCGCCAGCGAAGACGCCCCCTCAAATCACCGCCCGGTGGCCATGCGGCCAATGATTGACACGGCAACCTCGAACGCGAGCCCAGAGCGGTGCGGTCCTTACGATGCACTGATCGTCGGCGGTGGCCCGGCAGGCTTGACCGCCGCGATCTATCTCGCCCGCTACCGCCGTCGCGTGATCGTGGTCGATGAAGGGCACAGCCGCGCGAAATGGATTCCGCGCTCGCATAATCATGCAGGCTTTCCGGACGGCATCAACGGTGAGGAACTGCTAGGCCGCATTCGCGATCAAGCGGAACGCTATGGCGCGACGATCACAACCGGTCGCATAGACAGGCTCAAGGCGTCACTTCAAGGTTTGTGCGCCAGACAACGATTTGACGGACATTTCGGGAACATCGGTCATGCCACGAGCTTGAGCCGCGCCAGCGGATCGTTCAGCGGCCGAAATTCGCCCGCAGAAATTCGCTTGGCCTGGTCCCAAAGATAATCGCCGGTCAGGCTGATGTGCGCCCAGCCCATTGGCGACAGATGGGCAAGCAGCGCTAGATCAAATTCGATGTCGGTAGCACCGAGATGCTGCACAGCCCGGTCAAGATAGAGCGTGTTCCAATAGGAAATCGCCGCGATCAGCAGATTGAGGCCCGAAGCGCGGTATTCCTGGTTTTCGAGGCTTCGATCCGTAAATCGGCCCTGGCGATTGGTGTAGATGGCCGCTGCCAAAGTATGCCGCGCCTCCCCCTTGTTCAGGCCCGCTTGGCATGCCCGCCGAAGCGTGGGCTGTTCCAGCCAGTCGAGCGCGAACAGCGTGCGCTCGATGCGGCCGAGTTCGGCAAGCGCAAAATCCAGTTTGTTTTGCCGCTTGTAGGCAGCAAGCTTGCGCATGATGACCGAGGGCGCGACAGTGCCATCCTTGATCGACGCCACGACCCGGACGATGTCATCCCAATCGGCTTCGATCGCGGCTGTCTTGATCGTGCGGCCCATCAGACATTCGATGCCCCGATAGGATGATGGTGCCAGAATGGAGCCAAGCTTGCGATCCGCAATGTCGCGCAATCGCGGGACGAATCGGAAGCCCAGTAGGTGGCACAACCCGAACACATGGTCACTGGCACCGCCGGTGTCGGTATAATGTTCGTGCAACGGGAGTTGCCCGGCGCCCAGAACCAGACCATCGAGCACATAGGGCGCTTCCCCGGCTGTTGCGGACATGATCCGCGAGCCGAAGGATGCAAAATGGTCGGAGACATGCGAATATATCTTCACCCCTGGCTCTGCACCGTACTTGGCATTGACCTCGGCGGCGCCCGACCGGCTTCTTCCGGAGCGGAAAAACTGGCCGTCGGACGACGAGCTGGTTCCCGCGCCCCAGTGGCGCGCGAACGGAAGCTGATGATGGGCCGCGACTATCGTCTGGAGTGCGTGGCTGTAATTTTCGGGCGACAGGTACCAATTGTGCGTCCACGCGATCTGAGCATAGGTCACGCCTTCGCTGGCATTGGCCATGCGCTCCAAGCCCAGATTGGTGCCGACCGCCAGCTATCCGGCCTGCGCCTTTGCGGCCACCAGCTTGTGCCAACCCACCATTTCATCGATCAGCTCGAGCGGATCGCCGCCGTGCTGGATCGCTTCATCAAGGGCCGAAATCGTCGCGCCGAACAGTCGCATCAGCTGGCCGACGGACTGGATGCTGTCCTGATAGCGCCTCTCCCGGCCGCGCCGTGCGCGGGTGAACATGCCGCCGATCAGACGATCGAACATCTGGATCGCACCATCGGCAAGCCGGGCTTCAAGATCGATGACGGCTGCCACAAGCGTCGCGCGGCGGCGATTAAGGCTGTAGTCAGAGAGGAGAAAGGCCGGGGCCACGCCGCCTTCGCGAACAAATTGGGCGAAGCGGAATTCGGGGATCTCGGAGCTGACTGCGGGATCGATGCCAATATTGCGCACAAACCGCAACCGCTCCAAGAGGCCATTGATGTTCGCTGTATTCGGCGCTTCATCGTAGGCGCGGAGCCAGGCCAAGGGCGTCATCCCGAAATCGGAATTGTTGACGAGCAGGTCGTCGAGATGCGCCATCTCGGAGGAATCTAGCGTCTCGATGAGTGCGGCTGCGGCCGCTTTGCGCGCGCGAGCCCGTCCGGCAAGTCCGGCCCGCCCCAAGGTATCCGAGGCGGGCAAGATGAAGCGCTTGTCCTTCAGCCCCTCGATCAGTGCGCGAACGATGGGTTCGCCGCGATCTGTGTGTCGCGCGGCGGCTTCCGCCAGTTCCAGCGCGAAAGGAATGTCCATGCGCCGGAAGGGATGAAGCCCCAGGTATCGGGCGACGATCTCGGCATGGTCGTTTCGGGTCTGTGAGCGCTGACCATAGCTGGTGAGCGCTGCCGGATCGACGTGCAGTTGGGCGGCGAGGTAATGCAAAACGGGGGTCGGGACGGCATTGTTTCCCGGCAAGCCGAATCCAAGATGACGCATCAAGGCAATATGGCTTGCGAGGCCAAGCCTGTTCGGCGCGCCGTAGCGCCTGCCGATCACTTCGATGTCTTCGGCGGACAACGTGTAGTTGGCGATGATCGCGATGTCGTCGGTCGGCGGCTCGAATAGGCATCGGCGCTCGTGATCAGTCAGGAGCCGTCGTCTCGCCAATTTGCCCTCCCACCGATTCGTCGCGTCAGATTAACGCGAGGGTCTGCCAATGCGAAGAGGTGCACTGTCCGATAGACGATCCCTTAGCGAACATGTGTCGGCAGCGCCGCCATCGCACCGAAAACCTGTGTTCCGCCTGTCTCGTTTGACTGGTCCGATTTGTTTTGCGTTGAAGGCCCCTTCTGCGATACAAGTCCCGGATGACCAACACCCTGATCGGCTATGCCCGCTGCTCAACGGACAAGCAGGATCTTGCCGCACAGCGCGACGCTCTGGTCCAGCTTGGGGTGGCACCGGATCGAATTTATACCGACCACGGTTTCACCGGGACCAATCGTGCGCGACCAGGTTTGGATCAGGCCTTGGCCGCAGTTCGCAATGGCGACACGCTGGTGGTGCCCAAGCTCGACCGACTTGCGCGCTCCGTTCCCGACGCACGGGCGATCGGCGACCAGCTGACGGCACGCGGCGTGAGATTGCAACTCAGTGCCAGCGTCCACGATCCCGGCGACCCCATGGGCAAGCTGTTCTTCAACATCCTTGCCACCTTCGCGGAATTCGAAGCCGATCTGATCAGGATGCGGACCCGGGAAG
Coding sequences:
- a CDS encoding SRPBCC family protein, whose product is MKEETTLDFNMSALRVWSLLSDLKGYARWHPVYRIAGEAERGAEMDVTWLLFKGDRKMTTQMVINRLVKPQLIGWQMGVRGFLTFDERYEIEPIANGVRIHHSVECRGIVGALVGRMMRKGLRRTMRIQDAAFLALLRRQSRLPGQSMRQRRRPLKSPPGGHAAND
- a CDS encoding recombinase family protein, with translation MTNTLIGYARCSTDKQDLAAQRDALVQLGVAPDRIYTDHGFTGTNRARPGLDQALAAVRNGDTLVVPKLDRLARSVPDARAIGDQLTARGVRLQLSASVHDPGDPMGKLFFNILATFAEFEADLIRMRTREGMAVARARGKLRGKKPKLSDRQQKELRRMYDTGDYSISDLAELFSISRPTVYRTLGRQPTVTAVTAEPA